One window from the genome of Amblyraja radiata isolate CabotCenter1 chromosome X, sAmbRad1.1.pri, whole genome shotgun sequence encodes:
- the ttc23 gene encoding tetratricopeptide repeat protein 23 isoform X2 has translation MSSSEEDLNSEGSSRIYSPGAETQYCDTGTSSGGTETPCTLNGSARVRRKQRNALKDVAIMMVPEEKLAQAEQRARMHSANHKEVPAVQELVRCVALARISFGDFHWRMAHAHINLAKGYLHLKGQALQAKQHCEKAKDIMYANTQLPASEEERGEILRCLITMFLTLGQALTGLENLKEAEQSLLKSEKVADELRRAEEVTQEEMRQVDTKINLALGRLHVKESRWGEAVASYQRALQLVQLGKGENSTECVSIYQELAAAELARGGHDNHVQYLLQAHSIVLTHAPSGEEEGKISLTLAEAHTSSGRAEDHGCFEVASGIAPGQAFYFWRLQRRGGRDVSTPRGNRVSARAPESSLQKIQKMSGNSDLPVWFTAQKDQSHSTNSPALVQIP, from the exons atgaGTAGCTCAGAGGAGGATTTGAACAGTGAAGGTTCATCTCGAATATATTCTCCAGGAGCAGAGACACA ATACTGTGACACTGGTACGAGTTCGGGTGGCACTGAGACACCCTGCACCCTGAATGGGAGTGCCCGGGTCAGACGCAAGCAGAGAAATGCATTGAAGGACGTGGCGATCATGATGGTGCCGGAGGAGAAGCTGGCACAGGCTGAGCAGAGGGCAAGGATGCACTCTGCCAACCACAAG GAGGTGCCTGCTGTACAAGAACTGGTGCGTTGTGTGGCTTTGGCAAGGATCAGTTTTGGTGACTTCCACTGGCGGATGGCCCATGCCCACATCAACCTAGCAAAAGGCTATCTACACCTCAAAG GACAGGCCCTGCAAGCAAAGCAGCACTGTGAGAAGGCCAAGGACATCATGTACGCCAACACTCAGCTCCCAGCGTCGGAGGAGGAGCGGGGGGAGATTCTACGATGTCTGATTACCATGTTCCTCACGCTGGGTCAAGCTCTGACAGGACTTGAGAA TCTGAAGGAGGCCGAGCAGAGTTTGCTGAAGTCGGAGAAGGTTGCGGATGAGCTCCGCCGAGCAGAGGAGGTGACACAAGAAGAGATGAGACAAGTGGACACCAAAATTAACTTGGCCTTGGGAAG GCTCCATGTGAAGGAGAGCAGGTGGGGCGAGGCTGTGGCATCTTACCAGAGAGCTCTGCAGTTGGTGCAACTCGGCAAGGGAGAAAACAGCACGGAGTGCGTGTCCATCTATCAGGAGCTGGCAGCAGCAGAGCTGGCCAGGGGTGGCCACGACAACCATGTGCAGTACCTCCTGCAG GCTCATTCCATCGTGCTGACTCATGCTCCttctggagaggaggaggggaaaatATCACTGACTCTGGCCGAGGCCCACACTTCGTCTGGCAGAGCTGAGGATCACG GCTGCTTCGAAGTTGCTTCAGGAATCGCTCCCGGCCAAGCTTTCTACTTTTGGAGACTTCAGCGCCGAGGTGGACGAGACGTATCAACTCCTCGGGGGAATCGAGTTAGCGCAAGGGCGCCAGAGAGCagccttcaaaaaattcaaaaaa